The genomic DNA ACAAAGCTCCAGccccagcagtgggtgggggcaCTCGGGGCAGGGCCCCCAGGTCCCAGTATCCCTCACTCAGGCACAGAAGACTCACTGGCCGGAGGTGGGCCAGCCTGGGGCACTGGGACCTCTGCATATGGGGCTTTGAGGGCCTGTCCCCTGGGACACAGATCGGAGGAGCCCTCACCCATTGTCACAGAGTGGGGGTAGAGCTCACCTCCCACACACCTGGGGAACTGGACTAGTGATACCCTGAGGAGCCGTGTTAAGGGTCGTGCTCTGAGAAGCTTCCCCAGGCATGCAAAAGGGAGGACTGGGCAAGGGGCTCTGCACCTGGCTGCACCCCCGGCTGCTTCTGAGCAAAACTAAAGTGGTCAGTCAAGACGGGGAGTTCTAATGATGAAAACTTTTGAGAAGTTTTAAACTATAGCCTTAAGGGGTTAACACGGCACCATGCTGATGTTCCTAGCTTGGTTGGTTCTATATTCTGATGGTTCATCATTCTCCAAGCTCACAGGGGCCATGATGTTAGGAGCATGGGGAGGGGGGCTGGAAGGAGTCTGTGCGGAAAGGGGGTAGGCCTGGCCCTGTATGTGGCAGTTCCGCAGTCACCAAGCTAGGATTGTGGAGCAACAAGCCACCACCTTAATGTGAGAAGAGTGGGGACTAGGAAAATGACGATCCTCCACCCCAGCCCAAATAATCCTCACACACTTCAGATGATCTCCGCTAGAAAGCAAGGCCTCTAGAAAGAAAATCACTTTTAAGGTCTCACCAGTCAATTGCACCTGAGAGTGAATGAGTTTATTAGATTCTTCCTGAGAGCAGGTTTCTCAGAGAAAGGGTAAGTGGTTGCACACAAAAAGGCACTTAGCTCCCGGCCAGGGCAGCAGGccagggaagagaggggagaacAAAGCAGGGAGACAGGGCATGTGGAAGATGCACAGCAGCTCCTTCCCAATCTGAACAGAGTGAACCTCGGTGGCTGGGCACAGGTCCCAGGGACCAAGATGGGTGGGCCCAGGCCTCGGTGATGGAGACATCACAGACACTCAGAGGCACTTGCTGGGAGCCGACAAGACAGGTGACTCTGGAGTTCTTGAGGATGCCCTGCCCTGACCCTGGATGGGAGCAAAAAGGAGCAGAGGCCTCTGGCCAGGACATAGGCCCCATAGTGCTGATGTGCACCTGTGCTGTGTTCTGGGCAGAGGCTGGGTCCCAGCATCTGCTGCACCTGCAGTGAGGCAAGAAGGTCCCAGCCCCAAGAGGCTAGGCTGGGAAGGAGCTGGCTGAGTCTTGCAAATATTCCCAAACCCAGAAGCTCTGCCCGAACAGATCCAGAGGCAAAAAGGGAACAGGGACAATGAGAGGAGGCAGGGGTGCTGCTGTGAGAGGCAGGGGCCGGGCATGAGGGAGGCCTCTCAAGATGAAGATGTGCAGGTCTGTCTTGGCAGAGCTTGTCATACCTGTGGGGCAAAGAGCTGTTAGCACAAGGCAGGGGGGTGCTCAGGATGGAAGGAGAAGGGGGCCACTGGACAGGAAGGCATCCCTTTGCCCATGCCCCACACCCACAATTGCAGGTCAGAGCCCTGCAATCTGCCGGCTGGAGGGGCAGGGGCTCTGCAGAGGTGCGGGCAGCGCAGCCAGCTGAGGGCTCGACCTTGTTCTCATGGTTGGCTTAGACCAGCCTGCATGCATAGGGATGGGGTGTTCTCGGTGGACTGTGTGTCTGCAGGTCAATTAGCATGTGCACAGGGGGACGATGGGGTCTCCCACAGTGCACTGTGGCCCTCCCCCAtagggccaggctcctccccaccaTTCACCTCAGCATCCAGAGTGGAGTCAGATTTCTTTCCCCACTGAGTCCTCTTGGTAGCAGCTGACTCTTTCTGTGCCTCCTGATTGAGGGCATCAGGGTGGAGACCAGGCACTAAGGCCAGGCTCCAAGGGGCTCAGGATCCCCCAGGCCCAGCATCCCCCAGACCCAGCCTCCATCCTAGGATGTCCTTTCTCTTcccaaaagagaaaaggaacccAGACCCACCCCTGCTCTCTGCTGGAGTCTGACCCACACACCCATCCATCCCCCACTGTTTCCCTGCTGAAATGACTCAGTCTCTCTCGGCTGTCCCTCCTCTGTCCCCAGTCATCCCACCACAAAGAGTCCACAGTTAAGAGACATCAGGGAGGGTGAGGGCACCTGGGGGTCCTGATCTCCGGACTCCTGGGTCCTGCTGATCCACAGGTTGAGCCTTGATGTCACAATCCCTGAGAGCCTCAAATTCTCCTAAAAAGAGAACCTTCCATCTCAGGGTTTGGGGCCCTTGGTAGCATCGAGGCAAGTTCAGAGGCCCTGGAAGGGGATGGGACTCTCCCTCACTCCCATATGCATCTAGTGCATGCCACATATACCTGGggcagcccttccccttcccccagggAGCTGTGTGCCCCGCTAAGGAGATAGGCTCAGGAACGTGAATGGGAACTCAAGTGAAGCTTCTGCCAACATTAACTGACATATGAAAACAGAGTTTTCTAGCACTGCCACGGCCAACACTCAGGTTTCAGAGACCTCGAGGCTAATCAGCCTAAAGACCCTGTGGGGCCTGAGCCCCTCACCTTCCGGCTGGAGGCTGGTTCCTCTTGACTCTGACCTGCCCGTTCCTTCTCAAAGAGGTGGCGCTTGCTGGCTACACTCACAGGGGCCACAAAGAACTCAGTGCGAGAGGAGCCCAGAGACTTGATGGATTCTGATCTCTGGGGAACAAGAACACAAATAGCTGACCCCTGCGGGGGGCAAGGGCCATGCCCACTACTCCTCCTGCCCCCGTCGCCCCTCAGAAGCCCCACCCACCTGTATGGCCGTGTGGTATCTCTCCAGCTTCTCTCCCAACTTCTCTGTGTTGGCTGGGAGCCTCATGCTGGCACTGCAGGATGAGACGGAACAGGGGAGCCAAGTGAGACACCCAGGGAGACCAGGCCTGCCCCCAGGGCCTGAGGAGCAGCCCCGTCACATGTCCTCACTGAGGCAGAGAACATGGCCCTCCATCACACAGCAGGCTGTGTTGACTTGACCAAGGTGAGAAATTTGCAGACTCCAGGGATTTCCCTCCACTCCTGAGAAATGTCTCATTTCATAGGACATCCCCAGGatgtccctccttcctttctcctctataCCGTATCATTTCCCCCACAAAACAACTTCTGAAGCAGGCCCTTCCTTTCCACCTTCCCCATCACAACAATCACCACCTACCTGCTCTCCCGGCCGGCCACCTTGAGCTCTCCACCAGGCTGCTCCTACCTCGGATCCTGTCCTTCCAGGATCCTGTACCGCAGGCCTTGGTACAGCACACTAGGCTCTAGTGATATGGGCTCGCCCTTTCCCCCCCAGCCCCACAGTATGCCTATGTGCCAGCCAGCTGGACACCACGCTCGTCACTCTGCCTCTCACATGCTGTTCCTTCTATTTAAAATGCTATCCCTCCAGTTTTATATGTGCAAACGTCCTACTAGTTCAGGGAACATCAATTGCTCGGTGACACCTTCCCCAGCTCTCACAGGCTGAGCAGGTGCAGCTACTCCTGAGCTCCTAGCCCTGGGTTCACATTCCTGTGCCTCTGTCCCTCTCCGCTTGGCCAGTGTAAGGGTCTCACGTTTGAGAGAGCTGCTGTAGGTTTGCTGGGTGGGTATGAGTCGCTTGAGGGCAGCAGCTGCGTCATTCATCTTTGTACTCCtcctctgtccccaccccagtCCCCAGGCCTAGCCTGAATGTTCGTGGGGCAGATGAATACAGCATGAGTGGACGACATTCCTAACACATAAGCACATCTGCTTCTCAGATCCTATTTCAGTTTTGCTATTTTTCAAAGCATAGTCCTCAGGCTACTTGCATCAACACCACCGAGCCCAGGAATCCTTGTTAAACCTACAGACCTGCAGCCTCCCACCAGGGCTGCTGAATCAGGGGCTTCCCCTCCTTTACACTGTTCATGGTCTCCCTCCCAGAAAGCCCCCTTTCCCTCTCCTAACCTCAAGGTTAAACCTTCCTCCCCGTTTGTAGCGCCACCCAAGCCCTGCCTCCTCCAAGCAGCTCTCCCTAATCCTTCCCTCCTTGTTCCATCTCATTCAGCCAGAGTCCCTCCTATTAATCCCATCCTCCCCCCCACAATCTGGAGGCCTGGGCAAGGACCACGCCTTCCCCTCATGTGCCCTACAGCACAGCCTGGCACAAGGAGGGTGGGTACAGGTACTCAGAAAATAGCCTGAACACTGCCAGAGAGGAAAGAACCAGAGCCTCCAGGCCTCCCACCTTCGAGTTAGGGTTGTTTCGGAGTTGTCTTTCCTGGGGTTCATCTGAAATGAGAAGGAAAGGTGTTGGTGTCTGGGAGTCCTGGGGAAATCGGTGGCCCCCTCAACTGAGGAGCCCGGCTCTCAGGACatgtcctcttcctcttcctcctcctcctcctcctcctcctcctcctccgatCTCCCACCCCTTCTACCAGGGGTCAAGCCCCACCAGAGAAGTATGTGGATAAACCTTCCTTAAAGAACAGCGTTTGTATCTGAAGACACAGGTTCCCACCCACTGATCTGGGTCAGAAGCCTTTCCCCAGGCTTCCTTCTCAGGGCACCTGTAACCACCCGTTTCCTATCTGCCTCCCACTGCCCATGAGCTCTGTGGGGGCACCAGTCACTATCGGGCCTCCAGCCTCCcctccagggcctggcacacatgAGAAGCATGATGtccaatgaatgagtgaatgacccAGTGAAGAGAAGAACTAAGAACAAACACTGGGACAAAGCAAGCTGAGATTTCCCCAATCCACAGAGTTTGTACTATTGGGACAGTCACAGCAGGGAGCACAGGGAGAGCcttgatgctctcccttccttccctcccctcctgggCAAGCTTCCTAGGTGAGGTCGGGAACAGATGAAGGCAGGTGTGGACCTCCCTGCAGCCCAGGGCCAGCCCTGCCTATCCAGCCTTCCTGCAGCCCTGGCTTTGCCCACTAGGTGGGGCTCATGCTTATTGGCACCCACCACCCAGGTCACTAACCTGCTCTCCTCTGCTGAATACAGTCTGGTCTGCTCTGGGCCACCCACGGAAATCCAAAGCTCCTCTCTATCCAGAGGACCTTTCTACCTAACCTAAGGCTCCTATGTTGTAATGGATGCGGGCTTCCTCTGCTTGCCCTCCAGCGGCTCACAGACCTAAGTGCCCAGGGCTCTCACCCGAAAAGAGATGGTTCTGGAACTAGAGCGTTTGAGGGAGCTGCTGTAGGTTCGCTGGGTGGGTGAGGACATGTATGTCTCTTCCTCCTTGCTGGGGATTTTCACCTGGAAGGAGCAGGGGGCGTGTCACACAAGACGTCTAGGGCCCACCAGGCCGGGGCAGCCATGGACCCCATGGCTCACCCCAGGAGCTgcaggaagaaggggagagtgAGACAGCCCTGTGCCTtcttctctcctgcctccttcaTCTGCTGTGGGAGTGGCTCGCTGACACAGTCCCTTGGGGCCAGGGCTCCAGGCAGAGCTTTCTAGGGGAGCTTCTAGAAGGATCTGAGGCTTCCCACGAGTCTGCTGGGGTCCTGTAGCCCAGGCCCTGGAGGAGGATGTGGTGGGGAGCACCAGGGGCTCCCTGCCCCACAGCTGGTGACCCTTTAAGCTCCAGCAGCTTGCCCTGTCTTAGTGTCCTTGCTCTGACCATGGCTGGAAGCAGGCAGGGAGAGAAGAGACAGCCAAGGCCAGCCTgcaggtgggaggatggaggcagccagAGAACCAGGAACCACCTGGGTGGGACTGGCCAGCCGGGCCAGCCAGGTGGCAGggtggaagggtgggagggatggAACACTGCCAACCTGGAGTGTGatgggtgggaggcaggaggccaCAGTCGGAGGGTCCAAAGCCCCCTGCTCTGCCAAGGAGGGCAGGTTCTTCCTAGGGAGGATCCTTCCTCTCTGCTCCTTGGTGGTGGCTGGGCTTCCACCAGAGGCTGGTGGTTCCTGCACCAGGAACTGCTCTGAGGCTGTGGCCCTCTTTGGGGCCGGCTTGGTGTCTGTGGTTGGGCTCTTCTCTGAGGCCAGTGTCTTCTCGAAGATAGATGCTTTCTCAGACACCAGTCTTCTTCCTGAGCCCAGTGACTTGTCAGAGACACTGTTTTTTCCTAGATCAAACTTCTTCTCTGACACTGCTGTCTTCTCCAATAGGGATGTCTTCTCTGAGGCCAGCCCCTTCTCAGAGATGGAGGTTTTCTCAGAGACCAGGCTCTTTTTGGGTGCCATCTTTTCTGGTGTGGAGGATTCCTCCAAGACTGGGGACTTCTCTGGAaccccttttttcctccctcctggCTCCCTGCCCATCAAGCTCTCCTCCTCCAGGGCCCAGGGGCCCTGCTGTTCACGACTCAGTCTCTGGCGAGGTGGAGTCTCCAGTTCCTTCCTGGGGACTAGGGGTTGCTGTGTGGCCTGCCCAGGGCtcaagctgtccctccccttctccGCCTCCAGCCTCTCCCGGATGGGGGCCTGTGCAGCCTCCACcgcctgctgcctctgcctccgctCCTGCCGCGTTCTGAGGATGGTCTGGATGTCCTTGTCCTCGTCTTTGGAGGCTGGGGGCAGTAGCTTGGGCACCTCTGCTTCTTCCGCACTCGGCAGTCTGTGTCAGAAGATGAGAGACAGAATCAGAGGATAGAGGTGGAAGGGATCCTGGGTCTCCCTAACCCAGTGGAGATGCTCGGTGGCCAGGGCCACCGAGGAGGAGGTGAGGAAGTCAGGCCCTGGCCGTCCCAGCTCACCACCACCTGTATCCACTCGATATATTGCACTTCCAAGGTATCAGCTGTACAAAGCACTCTATGCTTTTAAATGCTTATAAATTCCTATAAAGTCCAACTGCTCCATGTTCAGACGTAGTCAACAGACTCTAAATAATGACTTTAATGTGTGCCAGAGCCTGCTCAGGGCATGGGGTCAAAAGGAATAAGTACAGTCACTGCCCTTAGATCTTAGATCAAGACTAGAGATGTGCAGGGatgtggccaaggtcacacagctaattggTGGGGGAACTGGGAGCAGAACTAAGGCTTCCGATGCACCATTCCACAGTCCTGTCAGTTATGTGGGTGCAGCCAAGACTAGGTGACAGCCAAAGGTACTGGTGCAGCCCAGCTCTAGACATCCTCCAGAGTCTGCCGCTGGGCAAGGCtagggaaagggaggagaggtCAGCACAGCCCTGCTCTCCCTTCTCAGGGGACCCGAATAAACTAAAGCAACATGAGAGGACTGTCCAAAACCCATAGCACCTGGCCTCCAGCACAAGGAGATTCTTTTCCTTCCTTACCACTCTGCTCTCCATGTGATTTCAGGTGAGTTAACttactctctgagcctcagttttcaaaTCTGCTAACTGGACTTGTTAGGAAGCAAAATGAGACTCATGAGAGTACCCAGCACAGTCCTGGCACATCAGTGGCATTCAGTAAACTCCAGGCTCATCCCTGCCTCATAATCCCTAAATCTAGATGGTAAAACTAGCCCCAGAGTTCTCCTCAGAAGTAAATTataggcccagcacagtggcacatgcctgaaatctcagcacttccagaggccgaggcagattggatcacctgaggtcaggagtttgagaccagcctggccaacacagtgaaaacccatttctactaaaaatgaaaaattagctaggtgtggtggcaggtgccagtaatcccagctacttgggaggctgaggcaggagaatcgtttgaacctgggaggcggaggttgcagtaagctgactgcattccagcctgggtgacagagcaagactccatctcaaaaaaaaaagagaagtgaattATAGAGGGTCAGGGCTAGAGGGAGGCAGGCTGGATAAAGGAAAGAGGCAGGAGCTTAACAGATCTGGAAGGAAACTCTGGCCCTGCCACTTCTGAGGTACATGATCTCAGCAAGTCACATAAGCACTCTTCAACCCTGCTTCTCCACCTGTGAAATGGGTTAAAAATACCTCTCTCTCAGGGATAGAATAAGCATTCTGTAAGCTCTGGCCATAAAACATCCAGCACAGTATTGGCTTAGGGAAGCCCTCAACAAATAGTAGCCAGCTTGTCATAAAGACGATAGAAGCTGGCAGGACTGAGTCTGGGGACAGCAGGGAACTTGAAGTTCATCGTCACATCCTTCAGCCTCAtttcctgggccacagagccctGGGGAGACGGAACATGCTGCACTTAGACTGAGGCAGCCTGTCCATCCCCATCACTCAGGATAGAAACCTGAGCACCTACCTCTCAGAAGCAGAGGTCCGCCGGTCTCCATGCTGGCTGAGCCTGGGAGCCTCATCCTCCGTCGCAGAGCTCAGGTTGCGGTGCCGCCGCCTGCGCTCACGCTCctgctcctcctcatcctccagaGTCCGCTGCCAGGCTAGGctaggggaaggaaggagagagtcaGCACCGCCGGGAAACCCTTCCAAGGCAGGCTGCTGTGGGGCTGGGAAAAGAGACCAAATGCCCTCCAGGCCTGCACTGGCTACAGGCAGCTCGGGAGCGCTTGAAACATGGATGGTGTGAACCGAGGCGTGCCATGTGAAATACACACTGGATCTTGAAGACCAGTGAATGCTCTCATTAAGAACTCTGTACattggccaggcacggcggctcatgcctgtaatcctagcactttaggaggccaagacagattgcctgagctcaggagttcaagaccaacctgggcatcatggcaaaaccccatctctactaaaaatacaacaaataaaaaattgctggagtgtggtggtgcgcacctgtagtcccagctactggggaggtcaaggcatgggaatcacttgaacccaggaggcagaggttgcagtgagccgagattgtgtcactgtaccctagcctgggtgacacagtgagactgtttcaaaaagaaagaaaaaattgtgtaCATTGATTATGTGTTGAAACGGTAATATTGTTGATATATTGGGGAAAATTAGCTAGTgtattaaaattacttttgtttctttccttttatttcttttcttttgcttttttttagacggagtcttgctccatcgcccaggctgagtgcagtggcatgatctcagctcactataacctcgcctcccgggttcaagtgattctcctgcctcactctcccgagtagctgggattacagaggtgcactaccacacttggctaatttttgtatttttattagcgacggggtttcaccatgttggccaggctggtcaggaactcctgacctcaaagtcatccacctgccttggccttccaaaatgctgggattacagatatgagccactgcgcccggcctttttttttgaaacagggtctccctctgttgcccagactggagtgcaatggcaaaaaaaCGACTCACTACAGccacaacctcccaggctcaagtgatcctctcacctcagcctctcaagtagctgggactacaggcgtgcagcactacacccggttaatttttaaattttttgtagaaatgaggtctcacaatgttgctcaggctggtcctagactcctgggctcaagtgatcctcccacctcactcagccttctgaagtgctgggattacaggcaggagccactgcgctgggctgCTTTTTACTTTTGTGACTACTCAAAAACTTaacattttaggctgggtgtggtggctcgcccctgtaatcccagcacttcgaaaggctgaggaggtggatcacctgagatcaggacacagtgaagccctgtctctgctgaaaatacagaaaacaattaccgtggtggcacatgcctgtaatcccagctactagggaggctgaggcaggagaatcacttgaacctgggagttggaagtTGTAATGAGTTAAATGCCATGCAttccatcctaggcaacaagaccgaaactccatctcaaaaaaaaaacttaacattttaaatgtaattcaaATTATACATCTATTAAATTCCCAGTAAAGCTGCAGGGCTGTGGATTAGACCCGGGTTTCTCCCGCTCAGCACCGTTGACACTTTGGCCAGACAGTTCTGTGTCTGGGGCTGTCCTGGATCACAGGAGGTCTAGCGGCATCCCCAGCCTCTACCTGCTGGGTGCCAGTAGTACATTCCCCAGCTGGGACACCCAAAATGTTTCccgacattgccaaatgtcccctggggggcaAAGTCACCCCAGATAGGAACCATTGGGATGGACGGTACTGTGGACCCCAGGAAGGGAATGGGGGGGCCTCCTTCCCTGGGGCTGACCAGGAATGTGGAAGGGCAGGCCTGGTCCTTTCTGAAGGAAATAGATGCACTTGCCAAGTGCCTTTCTCTTTTTGGCCCTGGGATTCTTAGGTAATAACCCTCAGTACAGTCATGGAGATAATTCCTCAGTTACTCAATTCCCCGTGGATTTTCTTAGCTCTTGGGAAGGGAAGACTTACACCTGGATAAAACTCTAATATCACCTTCCCTTCACTTCCCAGGGATTTTTGGAGCCTACCTCACCTTTCAGATGGAAAAAACTTCATTGAAAGAGTTGAGCCACAGAGCTCCACAGATCTGGATGGAAATCCAGACAACTTTCATTTGTCTAGGGAGCAAGGGGATCCCATACCCCACTTTTGGTTCTTGCCCCAGTCGCTCTTCATTCATGGGGCCAACCAGGCATTctacagccagccagccagccaaccCCACCAGTCTATCCATCTACTGCTCACTCACACACCCATGTGCTCAGCCACCCACCCGTTTCCACCATCTTTATCCACCAGCCCATCTTCCATCCACCCACCACCTCCCATCAGCCCATCTTCCAACCACCCTACCCCTTCAAATCCAACCAAAGAGCAAATGAAAACTGAGTGACTGTGACAGGCCAGCACCACGTCAGGAACTGTGTGGGGTCACAGAACATGGCAGGGTCTCTGCCCCGGAGATACTGACAATCTAGTGAAAAAGAGAAGTGTGTCCACCAATAACTCCCCCACCAAAGTGCAGAAGCTCTTCTGCAGAGTGAGAACAAATGCCATAGGCCAGGATGATTGGAAAAGGCTCATGGAAGAGATGAACCTGTGCTGCATCTCGGGGAACACACAGGCTTTCAACGGGGTGGCTGGcggtccaggcagagggaaggtaTCGAGCAACTGAGGGGCAGGGTTTGCTGGGGGTAAGAGGCTGAGCTTCACCCCGGGAGACAGGAGAGGGTGTGAACAGGGGAGTACCAGGCTATGAAAGTCAGCCGGGGAAGCCCTTCCTGGCACTCCTTGTGGCTCCCCCTGCATTGTCTGCGAATCAGGTTAAAAGGTTCTAGAAAAGCCTCTGTCTTTCCTCCCGGAGTTACAGGAATGACTGCAAGTCCTCCCCTTGCCACTGCCAGATGCCAAACTCTCTGCTCTTTGCTCCCCAGCCTCTCCTGCTGCCCAGCCCGGGTTCCCTCTGAGCCTCTCTCCTCCGGGAGGGCCTGAACGATTCCTCAGGGATTCTTTGGTAAGGCAGGGTCAGGTGGTCTGGTTTCAAGTCCTTTTGCCCTCGGGTAAGTCACTTCCATATCtctttgtcagttttctcttGTAAAATGAGAAGGATGAACCACATGACCACTCTGACATTTTTCTAGGTCCCACATCCCCTGGATGGAGCCAGTATTCACTAAAATATTacttttgagcacctactgtgtgccaggcatgatTCCAGGGGCTGGAAACAGCAGGGAATGAGACCAGTGGGGTCTTTCCCTTCACAGAGCACACATCCAGCATGGGGGGAGTCAGACTGTGAGCAAGGAAACCAGCCCATGAACAAAACGGCACCAGCAAGGTGTCACTAGCCAAGGGCACAAAGCGAGTGGCATGAGAGAAGGTGGCTGGGTGGAGAAGCCCCCTTGGAGAGACATGGTTCATGAGGAGGAGGCAGCGAAGCAAGATCTGGCAGCGGGTGTCCCGGGAGGAGGATCCAGCCAGTGCAGAGACCACATGAGAGGAGCTGGCTACTCAGGGGAATATGGGAGGCTGGGGCCAGAGTGGCCCACAGAAAAGTTGGACAGGCAAGGCCAGCGCAGAGGGCCTTGGAGACCATGAAAAGGACTTAGGTTTGGTTCCAGGTGTGCTGGAGAGCCCTGGAGAGTGGTACACAGAGAAGCGACATGACAGGATCGCTCTGTTTTTAATCTCTCTCGTTGctgtatgaaaaaaaattgaCGGGGCCAAGGAGAGGGGAAACAGGGGACCCATCAGAAGGCACCTGCAGTCACGCAGGCGAGAACTAGAACTACAGTGGTTTGAACTGGGGTGGTGACAGAAAACACGGGGGAAAGTGATAGATTCGGGACATGGTCTGAAGATACAGCCACCAGGGTTTGCTGTTGGATGTTGggtgagaggagggggaggaaaagagaagaatcgaGAACTGCTAGATTTTGGGCCTGAGCTATTCCTGGAGCTGCCATTAGTAAGATGGGGAAGACAAGGGGAGGAAGGAGTGTGGTGGGCTGTTGGGTGATAGTGGGGAGGGacaagaggaaaatgaagagCTGTGCTTCTGGCGTGTTCCGAAggagaagaaaccagtgaaaagcAAAGATCAAGATGCTGCAGCCAGGAAGCTGGAAGGAAACTAGAGGAAGGTGTTGGCATGAACAGGGGAGTGAGGGCCCCAGTCAGATGCTGCTGCAAGGGGAACGAGACCAGGATGGAATCATGAGCACAGAGCGCCAGGTGCCACAGGAAAAGCAGATGCCAGGGTGTGCCAGAGCCTGAGCAGGCTGGCGGGGGTAAATGGAAACCAGCAAATGG from Callithrix jacchus isolate 240 chromosome 19, calJac240_pri, whole genome shotgun sequence includes the following:
- the LAD1 gene encoding ladinin-1 isoform X2, which encodes MSVSRKDWSALSSLAWQRTLEDEEEQERERRRRHRNLSSATEDEAPRLSQHGDRRTSASERLPSAEEAEVPKLLPPASKDEDKDIQTILRTRQERRQRQQAVEAAQAPIRERLEAEKGRDSLSPGQATQQPLVPRKELETPPRQRLSREQQGPWALEEESLMGREPGGRKKGVPEKSPVLEESSTPEKMAPKKSLVSEKTSISEKGLASEKTSLLEKTAVSEKKFDLGKNSVSDKSLGSGRRLVSEKASIFEKTLASEKSPTTDTKPAPKRATASEQFLVQEPPASGGSPATTKEQRGRILPRKNLPSLAEQGALDPPTVASCLPPITLQVKIPSKEEETYMSSPTQRTYSSSLKRSSSRTISFRMNPRKDNSETTLTRSASMRLPANTEKLGEKLERYHTAIQRSESIKSLGSSRTEFFVAPVSVASKRHLFEKERAGQSQEEPASSRKENLRLSGIVTSRLNLWISRTQESGDQDPQV
- the LAD1 gene encoding ladinin-1 isoform X3, with amino-acid sequence MSVSRKDWSALSSLAWQRTLEDEEEQERERRRRHRNLSSATEDEAPRLSQHGDRRTSASERLPSAEEAEVPKLLPPASKDEDKDIQTILRTRQERRQRQQAVEAAQAPIRERLEAEKGRDSLSPGQATQQPLVPRKELETPPRQRLSREQQGPWALEEESLMGREPGGRKKGVPEKSPVLEESSTPEKMAPKKSLVSEKTSISEKGLASEKTSLLEKTAVSEKKFDLGKNSVSDKSLGSGRRLVSEKASIFEKTLASEKSPTTDTKPAPKRATASEQFLVQEPPASGGSPATTKEQRGRILPRKNLPSLAEQGALDPPTVASCLPPITLQVKIPSKEEETYMSSPTQRTYSSSLKRSSSRTISFRMNPRKDNSETTLTRSASMRLPANTEKLGEKLERYHTAIQENLRLSGIVTSRLNLWISRTQESGDQDPQEAQKESAATKRTQWGKKSDSTLDAEV
- the LAD1 gene encoding ladinin-1 isoform X1, translated to MSVSRKDWSALSSLAWQRTLEDEEEQERERRRRHRNLSSATEDEAPRLSQHGDRRTSASERLPSAEEAEVPKLLPPASKDEDKDIQTILRTRQERRQRQQAVEAAQAPIRERLEAEKGRDSLSPGQATQQPLVPRKELETPPRQRLSREQQGPWALEEESLMGREPGGRKKGVPEKSPVLEESSTPEKMAPKKSLVSEKTSISEKGLASEKTSLLEKTAVSEKKFDLGKNSVSDKSLGSGRRLVSEKASIFEKTLASEKSPTTDTKPAPKRATASEQFLVQEPPASGGSPATTKEQRGRILPRKNLPSLAEQGALDPPTVASCLPPITLQVKIPSKEEETYMSSPTQRTYSSSLKRSSSRTISFRMNPRKDNSETTLTRSASMRLPANTEKLGEKLERYHTAIQRSESIKSLGSSRTEFFVAPVSVASKRHLFEKERAGQSQEEPASSRKENLRLSGIVTSRLNLWISRTQESGDQDPQEAQKESAATKRTQWGKKSDSTLDAEV
- the LAD1 gene encoding ladinin-1 isoform X4: MRLCLGRPHPRGRSWVGKSERGRGARGLAWQRTLEDEEEQERERRRRHRNLSSATEDEAPRLSQHGDRRTSASERLPSAEEAEVPKLLPPASKDEDKDIQTILRTRQERRQRQQAVEAAQAPIRERLEAEKGRDSLSPGQATQQPLVPRKELETPPRQRLSREQQGPWALEEESLMGREPGGRKKGVPEKSPVLEESSTPEKMAPKKSLVSEKTSISEKGLASEKTSLLEKTAVSEKKFDLGKNSVSDKSLGSGRRLVSEKASIFEKTLASEKSPTTDTKPAPKRATASEQFLVQEPPASGGSPATTKEQRGRILPRKNLPSLAEQGALDPPTVASCLPPITLQVKIPSKEEETYMSSPTQRTYSSSLKRSSSRTISFRMNPRKDNSETTLTRSASMRLPANTEKLGEKLERYHTAIQRSESIKSLGSSRTEFFVAPVSVASKRHLFEKERAGQSQEEPASSRKENLRLSGIVTSRLNLWISRTQESGDQDPQEAQKESAATKRTQWGKKSDSTLDAEV